One Pyrococcus furiosus DSM 3638 genomic region harbors:
- a CDS encoding DMT family transporter, translated as MEERSKGVALALVGMILYGLEPVIISYNPVNPISFAFFSALFASLLLLPFANFGEVRAEWERGALIGFFGTFLAYLSYSFGARMSTSINAALITRAEVVFSFLLSYIVLKEAITKRRVGYSALVVVGVVLVITQGKRVSLNPGDGLLLLVPLFWQLGHVIAKRTKGSPQTIAFLRNSFGALFLFIPTLLTEMSFTFYSVVEGMIIAFGQLIWYSAIKRIDLSLATAIITPAPAVAIGIALLTGTPVTLWHVAGFVLITLGTLGLTKA; from the coding sequence ATGGAAGAGAGAAGTAAGGGAGTTGCTTTGGCTTTAGTGGGAATGATACTTTACGGCCTTGAACCCGTGATAATAAGCTACAACCCAGTTAATCCCATAAGTTTTGCCTTTTTCTCAGCTCTTTTTGCTTCACTTTTGCTACTCCCCTTTGCAAACTTTGGGGAGGTAAGGGCTGAGTGGGAAAGGGGAGCACTTATTGGATTCTTTGGGACTTTTTTAGCTTACCTCTCATATTCCTTTGGAGCAAGGATGTCAACTTCGATAAATGCAGCCTTAATAACTAGAGCGGAAGTCGTGTTTTCCTTTTTGCTATCCTATATAGTCCTTAAAGAAGCAATAACAAAGAGAAGAGTTGGATACTCGGCCTTAGTTGTTGTGGGAGTTGTTCTTGTAATAACCCAAGGGAAGAGAGTTTCACTGAACCCAGGAGATGGTCTTCTATTATTGGTTCCCCTATTCTGGCAGTTAGGGCATGTTATAGCAAAAAGAACAAAGGGTAGCCCACAGACAATAGCTTTCCTTAGAAATTCGTTCGGGGCCCTATTCTTATTCATCCCTACTCTACTCACTGAGATGTCCTTCACCTTTTATTCTGTAGTGGAGGGAATGATCATAGCCTTTGGCCAGCTCATATGGTACTCAGCAATAAAGAGAATAGACCTTTCCCTCGCGACTGCCATAATAACCCCAGCCCCAGCAGTTGCCATAGGAATAGCTCTACTTACCGGAACGCCTGTAACTCTCTGGCATGTTGCTGGGTTTGTCCTAATAACTTTAGGAACCTTGGGCCTAACTAAAGCCTAA